From Desulfuromonadales bacterium, one genomic window encodes:
- a CDS encoding aldolase/citrate lyase family protein has protein sequence MTEFRLRRTLLYVPGNMPSMLQNIPMFDCDGVIIDLEDAVPYSEKDAARILVRRFLEGYTDRNKEVIVRINPLDSKWGILDLKEVLRALPDGIRLPKADSPEIVERLDTLLTEFEEELGVEIGRFKILPSIESAAGVINSIRIARCSKRIIALAFGAEDYTASLEIERTKTGEELFHARTRVIWAAKAAGIQAIDSIFADVSDMEGLRRETRLIKTLGFNGKSLVNPRQIELVHEVFAPKQEEVDYALQVVDAIQRARTMGTGVISLGGKMVDAPVVKRAVRVLKTAKAHGLIDIELDEEAIYGEK, from the coding sequence ATGACCGAATTCCGCCTGCGCCGGACGCTGCTCTACGTGCCGGGGAACATGCCGTCGATGCTGCAGAACATCCCGATGTTCGACTGCGACGGGGTGATCATCGACCTCGAGGACGCCGTCCCCTACAGCGAGAAGGACGCCGCCCGCATTCTCGTGCGGCGCTTCCTCGAAGGCTACACCGACCGCAACAAGGAAGTGATCGTGCGCATCAACCCCCTCGACAGCAAGTGGGGGATTCTCGACCTGAAAGAAGTGCTGCGCGCCCTGCCCGACGGCATCCGCCTGCCCAAGGCAGACTCCCCGGAGATCGTCGAGCGCCTCGACACCCTGCTCACCGAGTTCGAGGAGGAGCTGGGGGTGGAGATCGGCCGCTTCAAGATCCTGCCGTCCATCGAGAGCGCCGCCGGGGTGATCAACTCCATCCGCATCGCCCGCTGCTCGAAGCGCATCATCGCGCTGGCCTTCGGCGCCGAGGACTACACCGCCAGCCTGGAGATCGAGCGGACCAAGACCGGCGAGGAGCTCTTCCACGCCCGTACCCGCGTCATCTGGGCGGCCAAGGCGGCCGGCATCCAGGCGATCGACAGCATCTTCGCCGACGTCTCCGACATGGAGGGGCTGCGCCGCGAAACCCGGCTGATCAAGACCCTCGGCTTCAACGGCAAGTCGCTGGTCAACCCGCGCCAGATCGAACTGGTCCACGAGGTCTTCGCCCCCAAGCAGGAAGAGGTCGACTACGCCCTGCAGGTGGTCGACGCCATCCAGCGCGCCCGGACCATGGGGACGGGCGTCATCTCCCTGGGCGGCAAGATGGTCGACGCGCCGGTGGTCAAGCGGGCGGTGCGCGTCCTGAAGACGGCCAAGGCGCACGGCCTGATCGACATCGAACTCGACGAGGAGGCGATCTATGGTGAAAAATAG
- the citD gene encoding citrate lyase acyl carrier protein, with amino-acid sequence MEIRRKVQAGTMQSSDLMVFVEPAEALTIEIESTVKRQFEHLIRARIEAVLARFGVTAGSIRVTDRGALDYAIEARMEAALKRAGETNL; translated from the coding sequence ATGGAAATCCGCAGAAAGGTCCAGGCCGGCACCATGCAGTCGAGCGATCTGATGGTCTTCGTCGAGCCGGCCGAGGCGCTCACCATCGAGATCGAGTCGACGGTCAAGCGCCAGTTCGAGCACCTCATCCGCGCCCGCATCGAGGCCGTCCTCGCCCGCTTCGGAGTGACCGCCGGCAGCATCCGCGTCACCGACCGCGGCGCCCTCGACTACGCCATCGAGGCGCGTATGGAAGCGGCACTGAAACGGGCTGGAGAGACAAACCTTTGA
- a CDS encoding PPC domain-containing DNA-binding protein: MNGLWYKEYEQGRRFIIKVSPGERVITQLLKFAGETGVKNAVIVSAVGSMQNVRFRGIKAGARLPITPPRMQLHEVEGPLELIGLEGNLFPDESGAVDCHLHIMLGKSSGELIGGHLFDAEVFASCEILLTEVLVEGIERHTSKSGGVPTIFISKEGAP, translated from the coding sequence ATGAACGGACTCTGGTACAAGGAATACGAGCAGGGGCGGCGCTTCATCATCAAGGTCAGCCCCGGTGAGCGCGTCATCACGCAACTGCTCAAATTCGCCGGCGAGACCGGCGTCAAGAACGCGGTCATCGTCTCCGCCGTCGGTTCGATGCAGAACGTCCGCTTTCGCGGCATCAAGGCCGGCGCCCGACTCCCCATCACCCCGCCGCGCATGCAGCTCCACGAGGTGGAGGGGCCGCTGGAGCTCATCGGCCTGGAAGGCAATCTCTTCCCCGACGAAAGCGGCGCCGTCGACTGCCATCTGCACATCATGCTCGGCAAGTCGTCCGGCGAGTTGATCGGCGGCCACCTCTTCGACGCCGAAGTCTTCGCCAGTTGCGAGATTCTGCTGACCGAGGTGCTGGTCGAGGGGATCGAACGCCACACCTCGAAGTCCGGGGGCGTGCCGACCATCTTCATCAGCAAGGAGGGTGCGCCATGA
- a CDS encoding citrate lyase ligase, with product SSGLAFEENFDVLVGIFEAGALVAVAARQENILKMFAIAPSHRGGPALGELATELIRGGSAAGCETFFVFTAPANALAFQALNFAPLVHHPQAVLLEYGGGLPRYLAAHRHLVRPGRNGAVVVNCNPFTRGHRYLIEQAAGQVDHLYVFVVREDRSAFPFAVRLRLVEEGVRDLTNVSVLDSSHYAVSAVTFPAYFLKDPDAAATVQMEIDLMLFGRHIAPFFHIDRRFIGTEPYCRTTRRYGETMRRLLPDYGIETVQHERLQTGAEAVSAWRVREALRREAYEELRRLVPRSTFDFLLSDAAREIREKLRTYSRRH from the coding sequence AAGCAGCGGCCTCGCCTTCGAGGAGAACTTCGATGTCCTCGTCGGCATTTTCGAGGCGGGTGCCCTGGTGGCGGTGGCGGCGCGGCAGGAGAACATCCTGAAAATGTTCGCCATCGCCCCGTCCCACCGTGGCGGCCCGGCGCTCGGGGAGCTGGCGACGGAGTTGATCCGCGGCGGCTCGGCGGCCGGCTGCGAGACCTTCTTCGTCTTCACTGCCCCGGCGAACGCCCTCGCCTTCCAGGCGCTCAACTTCGCGCCGCTGGTGCACCATCCGCAGGCCGTGCTGCTGGAATACGGCGGCGGCCTCCCCCGTTATCTGGCGGCCCACCGGCACCTGGTGCGCCCGGGGCGCAACGGGGCAGTGGTCGTCAACTGCAACCCCTTCACCCGCGGCCATCGCTACCTGATCGAACAGGCCGCCGGCCAGGTCGACCATCTCTACGTCTTCGTGGTGCGGGAGGACCGCTCGGCCTTCCCCTTCGCCGTGCGCCTGCGACTGGTCGAAGAGGGAGTGCGGGACCTGACCAATGTCAGCGTCCTCGACAGCTCCCACTACGCGGTGAGCGCCGTCACCTTCCCCGCCTACTTCCTCAAGGACCCAGACGCGGCGGCGACGGTGCAGATGGAGATCGACCTGATGCTCTTCGGCCGGCATATCGCCCCCTTCTTCCACATCGACCGCCGCTTCATCGGCACCGAACCGTACTGCCGCACCACCCGGCGCTACGGCGAGACGATGCGACGGCTGCTGCCCGACTACGGGATCGAGACGGTGCAGCATGAGCGGCTGCAGACCGGGGCGGAGGCGGTCAGCGCCTGGCGGGTACGTGAAGCGCTGCGCCGGGAAGCCTACGAGGAGTTGCGCCGGCTGGTGCCGAGGAGCACTTTCGACTTTCTCCTCTCGGATGCCGCCCGGGAAATTCGCGAGAAACTTCGTACCTACAGCAGGAGGCACTGA